The window ACTTTTTCATGGGTAGGATTATCAATAGAAAACCCAATATTGTGTTCTATAGTATCTGAAAATAAGTAACTTTCCTGAGGGATATAACCAATGAAATTTCTGTAGTTTTCGAGATTGTGGTCTTTTAAATTTTTACCATCAATCAAAATTTCACCTTCAGTTGGATCAATTAATCTGCATAGAAGCAAAGCGATTGTTGATTTTCCACTACCAGTTTTACCCATAATGGCTAAAGATTTTCCGGCTTCAACTTTAAAGCTTAAATTATCTAACGCTTTAATTCCGGTATTTGGGTAAACATAAGAAACGTTTCTGAATTCAATATCACCTTTAATAGGATAATTTTCAAAGTTTTTATTATAAATCTCTGACTGTTTTTCCAAAAACTCATTAATTCTCTGCATTGAAGCTTCGGCTCTCTGATTGATTGAAGTCACCCAACCCACCATTGAAAACGGCCAAATCAAAATATTGATGTACATGAAAAAATCTGCAATTTTACCAACGGTAAGCTCGCCTGCGATATATTTTTGTCCGCCAATTAAAATGACTGCAACATTTAGTAAACCGATTACAAATAAAATAATGGTAAAAAAATAGGCTTCGGTTTTTGCTAAATCTAAAGCTTTATTTTGATAATCAGTAACCTTGATTCCGTAATTTTTCTGGATATATTTCTCTTTCGCAAAATATTTTACCACTCTTATTCCCGAAAAGCTATCTTGTACAAAAGTGGAAATAGCAGACTGGCTTTTCTGCATCACTTTTGATTTTTTATTAATTATCGAGCTTACTTTAAATATGATAAAAGATAAAATAGGAAGTGGCAACAACGTCCAAACCGTCATTGATACATCAGTTTTAAGCATATAAAAGCTGGTAATCAATAATAATACAACCAGATTGACAACGTACATTACACCGGGTCCCAAATACATTCTTACCGCAACAATATCTTCACTTAATCTGTTCATTAAGTCCCCGATGGTAGTTTGCTTATAATCGGTAAGCGATAAATCTTGATAGTGTCTGTAAATTTTATTTTTCAGTTCGTATTCAATTCTTCGCGATGCAACGATAATGGTTTGGCGCATCATAAAAGTAAAAATTCCTGTAAGAAGTGAACAGCCAACGATGATGGCAACGTAAATTAAAACCTGCTTATTAAAGCCAAGATTTCCGTGTTTGGTTAATTCATCAACCGATTTTCCAACGAACTGTACCTTATATATATTAAAGAAATTACTGGCGATGATGAAGAGTAACCCCCAAAACAATAATATTTTGTGCTTCCAAAAGTAAGGGTTCAGAGTTTTGAGTGCTTTCATAAAGTTTCACAAAATTACAAAAATTGAAGCAGACTGAGAATTTCATAAATTTTAAATTTCATATCTTTGCACCCATAAAAAGCTCTTTGAATGTTAGGAAGAAGACAAATCCGTGAAAAAGTAGTAGAATCCGTGTATTCGTACTACCAAAATCCGATAAAATTTGATGTGTTAGAAAAAAACATGTTTTCGGGAATAGAGAAAATCTATAATCTCTATATTTTTCAGTTGAATTTTTTGGTGGGTCTGAAAGATCTGGCAGAACATCAAATGGAAATTGGTAAGAACAAGTACTTTAAAACTGATTCAGATGTCAATCCCAATCAAAAATTTATCAATAATCAGGTTTTAAAAAAACTTGATGAAAACCCTGAGAGACTGTATTTCTCGGGTCAGCATAAAGATTTGAAGTGGGACTTGCACGATGATATGTTGGTGAAAACTTTCCAGCGTATGACTGCAGGAAAGCGTTATCAGGATTTTATGAAGGAAGAAGGTTATTCTTTTGAAGATGATCAAAAGTTTATCGGAAAATTATTTTTAAGATATATTGCCGAAAATGATGATTTTCATGATTACATCAGCGATAGAGAACTGACTTGGTCAGATGATATTCACATTGCCAACTCGATGGTTCAGAAAACAATCGGTTTTTTGAAAGAAGATGAAGACAGCCGTACTTTAATTAAAATGATTAAAGATGAAGAAGATAAAACTTTCGCAAGCAAACTTCTTAGAGATACATTGAATAACTGGGAAGCCAACGAGAAAAAACTTTCTGAGCGTCTAGAAAACTGGGATTTGGAAAGAGTAGCATTGATGGATAAAGTTATTTTAACAACTGCCATTTCAGAGCTTGACAATTTTGCCTTTACCCCTTCAAGAGTTATTATTAATGAGTATATCGAGATTGCAAAAGTATTTGCTACAGATCGTTCTAATATATTCATCAACGGTATTTTAGATAAATATTGTAAAGATTTAAATAGAATATAAATTAAAATTAATTTAATATGAAAAAGACATTATCAATTATTGCTTTGTCTGTAATCGGATTAGGATTGGTTTCTTGTAAAAAAGAAGAAAATAAAGAAGTGCAAAATGCAGAGGTAATCGGTGTAGACTCTACCAATGCACCAGCTACAGATTCTACAGTGGCACCTGTAGCTCCTACAGTTGCCGGAACTGAAGCTGCGGTAGCTCCAGTTGCTAAGTCTAACCAACCTACCACAACAATTGCATTATCTGAAAGCAATTTCGATTTTGGAAATATTAAAAAAGGGGCAAAAGTAAACCACGTTTACGAAGTGACCAATACAGGTACAAACCCATTAATTATCTCTGAAGTAAAGCCTGGATGCGGATGTACTGCTCCTGAATTTACTAAAGACCCAATTATGCCGGGTAAAAAAGGAAAAATTACTTTAAGTTTTGATTCTTCAAGCTTTGACGGAAGCGTACAAAAGTATGCTGATGTTTTTGCTAACGTAGAAAATGCTCCGATAAAGTTGACGTTTAATGCTAATATTCAACCTTAATATCATGAATATGTTAACCTTATTTTTACAAGCACCTGCACAGGGAAACTCTACGACCATGTTGATGATGATGGGAGTAATGGTTGTTGGGTTCTATTTCCTGATGATCAGACCTCAGATGAAAAAACAGAAGCAAGAGAAAAAATTTCAGGAAGATCTTAAAGTGGGAAGCAGAGTAGTGCTTACTTCTGGCCTTCACGGAAGAATTGCTCAGATCCAGGACGACGGAGTAGTTATTGAAACTCTTTCAGGAAAACTGAAATTTGAAAAAGCAGCAATTTCAAGAGAATTTACAGCAAACAGATTTGGAGACAAAGCAACTGCTGACAAAAAAGAAGTTGTAGAAACTGAAAAGAAATAATTTTTAGTTTTAATAATATTGCGAATCGGCGTGGTGAAAGAAATTCACCGCGCCGATTCTTTTTTGTGTCGTAAAACCTCAATATTCTGAATTTATTTTAAATTTAATTTCAGGATGATGAAATTTTTGCTTATTTGCAAAAATGCTTGTGGAATTTATGTTAAAAAAATATATTTGCCCCAATAATAAAAGACGAAGAAAACCATGAAAAAAACTCTTCTTTGCTTGGCGTTTACCTTGCTAAGTATTATTTCTTTTGCACAGAAAATTCCGTTTGAAATTAAAAAAAGTGCCATTTTCAAAGATGAATATAAACGTTCATCGATTGTACTTGTAGAAGATGACGGAAAAGGAGGAGTGGTGGTTATTCGCTCTTATGTTGGCGGTGCTTTTTCTACCGGTTCGGGATATTATTTTGAGCATTATGACTCCAATCTTAAATTGATTAAAGAATCTGAATATGAAATAAATTATTCAAAAGCGGTAAGGCAGAGTTCTGTGTTGGGTGTTATTATGGATGGTGAGAATGTGCATATCATCGATTTTATCTACGAAAAGGACCAAAAAGCTTACATCTGTTCTGCGATGTCATCTAATATTAATGATTTTAATTTCAAAAAGAACGAACTGTTTCGGGTAAATAGTGAAGAAATAAAGCAATTTGTTTTTTTTGATGCAGGTGCTTTTGATGGTGATTCGGGAGCGAGTATGATCGTCAATGAAAATCGTACTGCATTTGCTATTACAGTGGATATTAAAGACAAAAATGCAGAAACACACCGAATGTTTGTGTTTGATCAATCGCTTCAAAAAAATATTGATCATACTTTTAAAAGAGAGATTAAGGACAGAAAATTTGTTTATGAGAATATTGATGTTTCTAAAGACGGAAAAACAATTTACGTTCTTGGGAAAGTATATAGTGATGAAAAAAAGAAGAAAAAAGAAGGCGGAAAATATCAATACGAATTAACTCGAATTACTGGCGATAGCGAAAAAACTCAGGTTTTTGATTCTGATGAACATTTTGTGGCGTCTCTTAACGCCATCGTTTTTGAAGACCGTTTAATATTCCTTGGCTTTTATTCAGATCTACGAGATTATCGATTTAAAGGGATTTCTTATTTCGAGCTAGATCCTGTCACTTTAGAAATGAAAAAAGCAAAATACAATCCGTTCACTGAGCAATTTATGATTGATAAATACGGGAAAGACAAAGATAAAGAGCTGAAAAACCTCTCTTTTAGAAAAATAATTACCACTCAAAACGGAGATATTATTTTTAATGCAGAAGAATTTTATATGAGGTCATATTATTATTCATCACCACAAGGCGGTGGATATTCGCGTACCATTTATCATTATGATGATATTGTCACAGCGAGACTTAACCCGAATGGTGAAATTGTTTGGGCAAGAAATATTAATAAAAGGCAGGCAACCGGTGGAGATGAATCTTTTATTTCTTACACTTCAGCTGCTGTTGGTAGCGACGCTTATTTCTTTATCAATACAGGTGAAAAAGTAAAGAAACTAAGTAACGACAGAATACAATTTGGACAAACCAGTCTTAAAAAAGCGAATCTTAATATTATTCGCGTCAATCAAAATGGAGATTTTGATTATCAGGAAATTTTAGATAATGAAGACAGTGAGGTTCCGTTTATGGTGTCAAATGGTGCTATTTCTGGTGATTCTGTTTATTTCATTGGAAGGAAAGGAACGAAAAAACAAATTCTGAAAGTATCTTTATAAACTGAACGAGTTTAAAATATTTTGTTTCGGCGGGGTGAGCATAGATCACCCCGCCGAATTTTTTTTTAATACTTTTTGAACTGCGTTGTTATTCAGAGCATGGCAAAGTGAAGAATCTATTTTAATGATCTTAGTTGATTAGCTAAAACTTAATGGTTAAAGTTTTAAAAGACTTCTCCTTTGTCGAAGTGGAAAACCGTTTAGCTGTTGTGTTTATTCGTGAAATTTGTGTTTAAAATTTTAAAAAAAATCTTTACCTAATGGATCAAAATAAAACTGTTCTTATTCTTGGTGCAAACTCCGATGTTGCTAAACAATATATAGCAAAAGGATCTTAAAAAAAAATACCCGAAAGTTTAGTTGCTAAGATGCCTTAATAATCTATTTTTAGTTAGTTTTGTTAAACTATAATATTATAACCATGATAAAAAGAATTATTTTTTGCCTATTTGTATTTAATGCTATTTTATTTAAATCTCAAGCTCAGTTTTTAGATTCTGCTTTTGGAACCGCTGGAATAGTATCTTATACTCCAAATAGTACTTATGGATTCATATATGATGCAGGAGCTATTAATTCTCAACAGAAAATTATTGTGAGTGGAAGTTATACAAGCCCAACAAATCCTTATCCTTATTACACAACAAATATCGTTCAAAGATTAAATAGTAATGGTACGGTAGATAATACTTTTAACAGTGTAGTAATGCCACCAAATAATCTGTACCCTTCAGTTCCTAATTTTTATTTTACTAACATATTTATTCAACCAAATCAAAAAATTTTACTTGGAGATGCCATGTTTAGAAAGATTATCCGCCTGAATGAGAATGGTACTTATGATTATGGGTTTGGAAATAATGGAGTAATTGACGGGTCTGTAATTTATCCATTTTTAAATGACCGCGGTTTATCAGCGTTTGGATTAAGGAATATTTTTGTTACTAATGCGAATAAAATTTTAGTGTGCTTAAGTGCCTTGGAAAATCAGGAAACAAAAACTGTTGTTTTGCGTTTAAATGAAAATGGTACAATGGATACTACTTTCGGAAATAATGGAGTAGTTATACAAGACGGTTTTTATGGAAATTTAATTACTCAAGACGATTCAAAGTTAGTGCTTATTTCACAAGATGATAGTTTAGTAATTAATAAAAAAAGATATTCATCAGAGGGATTACTTGATATTTCGTATAATAATCAACCTTTAGTATATACACCATTAAATGGATATTCTACAAA is drawn from Chryseobacterium muglaense and contains these coding sequences:
- a CDS encoding T9SS type A sorting domain-containing protein translates to MIKRIIFCLFVFNAILFKSQAQFLDSAFGTAGIVSYTPNSTYGFIYDAGAINSQQKIIVSGSYTSPTNPYPYYTTNIVQRLNSNGTVDNTFNSVVMPPNNLYPSVPNFYFTNIFIQPNQKILLGDAMFRKIIRLNENGTYDYGFGNNGVIDGSVIYPFLNDRGLSAFGLRNIFVTNANKILVCLSALENQETKTVVLRLNENGTMDTTFGNNGVVIQDGFYGNLITQDDSKLVLISQDDSLVINKKRYSSEGLLDISYNNQPLVYTPLNGYSTNFVKAKGKDNNVYIYGISLSSVNLVNIITLIKINQNGEIETTFGTNGVVNESYYSNNNNYYVDNNISFPELLLDANNNIFVACTVSPTVTPVNYNHYIKKFTSNGTVDQSFGINGIVEVELNYSERIRAALITLDNKIMTFGNYQTPNKGIIAQILNNNTLLSIDNVAKKHFKIYPNPVADFLYIDNLKNNNSMAKIFDLNGRLILSISIKNNLIDIKELQTGSYLLKIGDDSQKFIKK
- a CDS encoding ABC transporter ATP-binding protein yields the protein MKALKTLNPYFWKHKILLFWGLLFIIASNFFNIYKVQFVGKSVDELTKHGNLGFNKQVLIYVAIIVGCSLLTGIFTFMMRQTIIVASRRIEYELKNKIYRHYQDLSLTDYKQTTIGDLMNRLSEDIVAVRMYLGPGVMYVVNLVVLLLITSFYMLKTDVSMTVWTLLPLPILSFIIFKVSSIINKKSKVMQKSQSAISTFVQDSFSGIRVVKYFAKEKYIQKNYGIKVTDYQNKALDLAKTEAYFFTIILFVIGLLNVAVILIGGQKYIAGELTVGKIADFFMYINILIWPFSMVGWVTSINQRAEASMQRINEFLEKQSEIYNKNFENYPIKGDIEFRNVSYVYPNTGIKALDNLSFKVEAGKSLAIMGKTGSGKSTIALLLCRLIDPTEGEILIDGKNLKDHNLENYRNFIGYIPQESYLFSDTIEHNIGFSIDNPTHEKVVEYSKIADVHKNIVEFKDQYKTMVGERGVMLSGGQKQRICIARALIKDPNIIIFDDSLSALDTETEQNILKNIDAKINNATSIIITHRESSAQRADLILNLSEISNSATA
- the yajC gene encoding preprotein translocase subunit YajC; the protein is MNMLTLFLQAPAQGNSTTMLMMMGVMVVGFYFLMIRPQMKKQKQEKKFQEDLKVGSRVVLTSGLHGRIAQIQDDGVVIETLSGKLKFEKAAISREFTANRFGDKATADKKEVVETEKK
- a CDS encoding transcription antitermination protein NusB; its protein translation is MLGRRQIREKVVESVYSYYQNPIKFDVLEKNMFSGIEKIYNLYIFQLNFLVGLKDLAEHQMEIGKNKYFKTDSDVNPNQKFINNQVLKKLDENPERLYFSGQHKDLKWDLHDDMLVKTFQRMTAGKRYQDFMKEEGYSFEDDQKFIGKLFLRYIAENDDFHDYISDRELTWSDDIHIANSMVQKTIGFLKEDEDSRTLIKMIKDEEDKTFASKLLRDTLNNWEANEKKLSERLENWDLERVALMDKVILTTAISELDNFAFTPSRVIINEYIEIAKVFATDRSNIFINGILDKYCKDLNRI
- a CDS encoding DUF1573 domain-containing protein; translated protein: MKKTLSIIALSVIGLGLVSCKKEENKEVQNAEVIGVDSTNAPATDSTVAPVAPTVAGTEAAVAPVAKSNQPTTTIALSESNFDFGNIKKGAKVNHVYEVTNTGTNPLIISEVKPGCGCTAPEFTKDPIMPGKKGKITLSFDSSSFDGSVQKYADVFANVENAPIKLTFNANIQP